One genomic region from Mesotoga sp. Brook.08.105.5.1 encodes:
- the rbsK gene encoding ribokinase produces MIAVIGSSNVDMVINVDKFTMPGQTQKGLELSYYPGGKGANQAVTAKSLGGDVFFLTCLGNDGNAQMMKRELEAIDLGHGIRLVDSPNGVALIEVARSGENRIIVYPGANSRLSPEIIDDSRESLLKADILLLQNEIPFKSSLYAAKLFYKAGKTVIFDPAPSSNIDKSILQYVDIITPNETEMAELTGPSLCIEEAAVKLLEMGCENVLLKRGEKGVLFTGRSRSLVVPTFRVKAVDSTAAGDVFNGAFACSLDRGLDLHFSLKYACAAAALSVTKRGAQRSIPRSEDIESLLFERGFESYR; encoded by the coding sequence ATGATAGCAGTTATTGGAAGCAGTAACGTCGACATGGTAATAAACGTAGACAAATTCACTATGCCCGGCCAGACTCAGAAAGGTTTGGAACTTTCCTACTATCCAGGAGGCAAGGGCGCAAATCAGGCAGTAACGGCCAAATCGCTTGGTGGGGACGTATTCTTCCTGACTTGCCTGGGAAACGATGGAAATGCCCAGATGATGAAGAGAGAGCTTGAAGCTATTGATCTTGGACACGGAATAAGACTTGTAGATTCTCCAAACGGAGTTGCATTGATAGAGGTTGCAAGATCAGGAGAAAACAGGATAATAGTATACCCGGGTGCAAACTCTCGACTGTCTCCAGAGATTATCGACGATTCAAGAGAGAGTTTGCTAAAGGCTGACATTCTTCTGCTACAAAATGAAATCCCCTTCAAATCGTCTCTATACGCAGCAAAGCTCTTCTACAAAGCCGGAAAGACCGTTATCTTCGATCCTGCGCCGTCAAGTAATATAGATAAATCGATTCTACAATACGTAGATATTATTACCCCGAACGAAACGGAGATGGCTGAGCTTACGGGACCGTCGCTCTGTATTGAAGAAGCCGCCGTGAAGCTTCTTGAAATGGGATGTGAGAATGTTCTGCTAAAGAGAGGGGAAAAAGGAGTTCTCTTCACAGGAAGGTCTAGAAGTCTAGTTGTTCCGACTTTCAGAGTAAAAGCTGTTGATTCAACCGCAGCTGGTGATGTCTTCAATGGCGCCTTCGCCTGCTCGCTTGACAGAGGACTGGATCTTCACTTTTCTCTCAAGTACGCCTGTGCAGCCGCGGCTTTATCTGTTACCAAAAGGGGAGCCCAGAGGTCAATTCCAAGAAGTGAGGATATCGAAAGTCTCCTTTTTGAACGAGGGTTCGAGAGTTATCGGTAG